From the genome of Mauremys reevesii isolate NIE-2019 linkage group 24, ASM1616193v1, whole genome shotgun sequence:
CCAGGTCTCTCTGGGCCTccatttcccagctgtaaaatggggataattcctCCCGACTTTGCAGCAGGGCGGTGAGGATAAATAAGTACAGAGCTGGGTGAACAGAGCTTTGGGTCGGATCGCAATGCCCTGAGTTGGGCCCAGCCTCCCGGCACAGGAGGTGCCACTGCAGGATGGTCTCGATCTCCAACCCCACCACCCCCGCACACCCTGCTCCCTCCCTTTTTTATGGTGCTTGTCCTGTACCTCTGCCTAAAGTGTATTAACAATTGCCATGATCAAATTATGGTCCTGGCTATAACAGAAATCTAGCACAAGTACCTAAATTACTTAGGAGTCTAAGTATCTCTTTCAAAAGTGATAGAGACACAGCCCTAGACTACCAAGTGCCTATCCTGCACTTTCATCAGCAAAACTCTTGTCTGCCagagtgtgaaaaaaacacaccccgaccgacaaaagttttaccgacaaaaaccccggtgtggacagtgctttgtcagcaggagacactctcccgcccACACTGCTACACCGCCTCGTTTGAGGTGGTTAtattttgtcggcaggagagtagGCTGTCAGGTGTGCAGTATggacataaatttgttagtctctaaggtgccacaagtactcctgtctttTTTTAGTATGGACACTGACTTTCAATGGTATCTAGGCTCATAAGTACCAGAtttcaaggtatttaggtgcttaaaggtGCAGCTAGGCGCCGAGGGAGATTCTGaaaatcaaagggagttaggcacctaagtcacttgGACATATATGAAAATTTCCCCTAAGACTATTTCCCCCAATCACACTTAACTGATACAGAGTCTTTTTACACTTGATCTTCTCCTGTACAAGTCTATTAAAAGTTAAGACAAAGAAAAAGTTACTGTGATCGTTTTAATTGATTTCATTTCTACATTATGTTTTATGAAAACAAATTGAAACCGATCTTAAAAAACCACAGGCTACAGGACAAACGGCCGTGTTTGCTGCAAAGGGCCAATCGTTTTAAAATAGATCAGAACTGGCTGCTCGGAAAGCTGCACTTGCTGCTGTGGTCAGTTTCAGCCCACTTCTTTTGCCACTTGTCTTTTGTTTGTTCAGCTCGCACAGCACTTGGGCTGTTTGCTTTTTCAGGTCTCTCTCCCTGCGTTTGGTTACCAAGGACGTGTCATTTGCTCCCCGCGATTCATCTGCAGCCAGGGGATGGTGAGAGCCGatcatggggtgtgtgtgggggtgttatttttttttctccttcaccacttggggtggcaaaaaagcctgagccggccctggccctacCTGCCTTGGTCTCAAATCTCCTTAGATTGCCACCTCCACATAGGGCCATGGCTGGATGAGAAGCTCCCTCTCGTACAGGATGCAGTGTCAGCTGCTCAGTTTGTGAAGCTACGTCCTGTCACCCCGAATCAGCACCAAACTCCCACCCTGGTGATAGGGGGcatgatggggtgttcaccccttCTAAGCTAGTGGGGGGAATGAGGTTGAGAAGAGGATaggccacagctgaggggaatTAGGTGGCCCAAGTAACCTGTGGAGGATGATGGAGCCCCGCTGAGCAGGAGCACGTGGAGCTGGTAGAAAGCCAGGAACCCGGCAGCGGAGAAGCAGTGGAGTGAGGAAGGCTGTTGCCCCTCTCTGGGCATtagagggggaaaggaggaaaccCAGTGGCAGAGAAGCCCTGGGCAGCTAAACCCTGAAGCAAGGGTTCACCAAGGAGGGTGGTGCAGCAACGGAGACAAAGCTGGAAAAGGCGAAGGGAAGCCCCAACAAAGCTGGAGGTTGCAGGCTTTGCAGGTTGATttgagggtccctgagctggaagcaggagcagaggactggcccaggttcccctaccagccacggGGGAAGTGTCACAGCCAGGGCAGCGGCCTTGGAGACAGCCTGAGACAACTTGTCCTGTGGGACTTTGATACCTCGGCAGGGGGAAAACACCCAGTGACCCGGCCAGAGGGCCAAGGCCTGACGAGGGAGCCCCAAGCCAGGAAGAGGAGATGGGCAGAGTCCCAGAGAGCGAGTGGGGCTGCGGCAAGAACGAGATGATGGAAGGGGGCATTGGAGCTGGAAGGAGCTAATCCCacgagcagccaggaggaggcgccCTAGGGGTGAGTGACTTCTGTGACAGGTGCTATGATGGGGGAAGTGACGTGTTTGAGATGAGATGTAAACCCAGTGCCCCACGAACCAGCAGGCAAATCACTAATGACCCCATGTGGCTTTTTTGCAAGAATGGAGGTGTCAGCCCAGAATAGGGGTTCAGCGAAGTGAGCATGGAAGTGGTTGTATTTCAAACAAACTCACATCACATCATAGCACATTACAAACATGAGTCTTTCTGTATTTCTCTTTCATTCTTTTCTCTtgttttacaaaatataaaccacTTTTGTGAGACTGCATCAGTCACCGAGGAGCGTTTCTGCTGTTGTACGGCAGAGTCGCATATTCAGTCTGAAACAGAACAAGGAAAGAGCCAATGGAATTATTAATTCTTTGTATTAGAGCAGCACTTGGAAGCCTGAACGGAgaccaaggccccattgtgctgggctctTCACACACATCCCTACCCCAAAGGGTTATTGTCAAGATATACACGGTCACAAAGTgcgggaggggaaacagaagcaccTTGAGTtaaagtgacttggccaaagtTCCCCAGCAGGTCAATGGCTGGACCAGGAAAACAaaaatcctgactcccagtccagtgccctctgCTAGCCCACACTGCCTCCCGTACAGTAATATGCTTAATGAGAATCTACCATCTCATGCATTTAATTAACTGTCCTTCCAGAACGCCATagccagacaaggtgggtgaggtaatatcttgtattggaccaacttctgtttgctaagagagagaagctttctgTGTTAGCTGAAAAGATTAtccgtctctctcaccaaccccggttggttcaataaaagatattacctcacccaccttctctctcatatcctggggcCAACTTGGCTCCAACAACACTACGTAACCAGACAAGGTGTTTTACAGACTAGGATCATGTCAGCATCCCTGGGCCACATTCTCGTCTGTCACCTCAGTGCATATGGTGGCACTGGGGTTGTTTTGGCGTCCTAAGGATTTGATCCCCTCTCATTAAGTCACAATTTCCATTCCAAACCCTTCTAACGTCCTCTAAGAAATTCTTCCCCAGCCTAGATTGTTTCATGCCCAGCTTATCCCAACAAAGAATTTTATTTGGAAAGTTCCAAGGGAATCAGCTGATTGGCTTTTGTGCTGTAAGAATGTGAAGAACATATTTCAATGGTGCAGATTTCTCCTCTGTCCTCGGTTGTTGTCTTTTGTCCTGGGTGCTGGGTTTAGTGTGTAGTGGCTGGATGGTGTTGGTGGCTTGTAATACACTTggggtcacactagatgatctgatggtccttTACAGAAATATACACCTCACTATTTCACCATCCCTgacctgcagccacctctggggtggaacccaGCAGTTGTTCCTTACTAATAAACCTACACAAAACTTCCACTAGCAGGGCGGAGAAGAATGAAGTCAAATGTGACTTCAGGAGGCAATGTGTAGATACTAGAATTGGGCATTGGCCAGGACACTGGTTCTAGCCCCGTGTTGTTAGTATACTGTATCTTTCTGATGTGCCAAAGGCGGAAAAAGCAGTTTACCTGTGGGATCTGCCTCATTGGTATTTCCTTCTGTCTTTGCACAGCTCTCCCTGGTGGATGAAACAGACAAAGGGACAGTTATAGGGATGTGTGATGAGTGGCTGCTTTACTGCAGACAGAGTTATGACTGAGTTACCTCTGCCGGGGCACCTTCTCCAGAGCAAGATCAACagctggatcaggagaaggctgAAAATACAGGGCAGCCCAGCGTAGAACACAATCCCACAGTCTCCAGCGTCTCTTCTCTCTGCAGAGTACAGAGAACTCCCATCAAAACAGAAGGGCCCCTGATCTGTAACTCCCACATCAGATCATGGGCAAAGGGAGGTCCTTTCCCCAGAGCTCCACACCCATTACTCTGTGGTCTGTAGCATGCTGCCATCCTGTATGCGGAGGCCGTGGGATGCGCAAAGGACGGGGGAAAGGGGCTGTGCAAAATGATTTGCCAGGGTTATTCTCTGTCTCTTCTCTTCCTTCCACCCCCCGATAATTCCTCTACTGGGTGGCTCTTTGAGCTTTCTGGTCAGATTCCAGGTGGTTCCTTGTTACCCCAGCACAAGTTTGTGGCAAATGCTGAGGCAGTTAGGAAATGAAATGGCCATTCAGCAGGCTGGACACACCCATCTTTGCCAGCTGGAATTTGGTTGGTTGGTGAAGGGCTCGACTGCACTTTAAAGCTTTGCCACTGTAACATTTCTGGCATAACTGCTCCTGGCTCAGAACAGAAATAAGCTGTGCTGGTGTAAGGCACCTTTATCCCGCtataattgtgtccacactaaggcTTTTACTGGCATAGCCGTGTCGGCATGAGACCCTGTTACACTGCGTGCCCTCTAGCTCCCCCCGGCCACTGCAGGATTGTTCTCTGTGTTATATTCACTAGTGCTTTGCCCAGTCCTGTTTACAGGGGCTTCCAGCCCTCCCCCAGGCATCTGCTCTATTACTTGTTAGATCTCGCTGTCAGGAAATCATTCCTGACATTGATCCTGCTGTTCCCTTTGTTGATTTCCATCCTGATGCTCCTAATTATTCCCCTTTGGCTCATCCCATGTGACCTTTCTGTATCCTTGCTGTGATCACATGGAGCGGAAGGTTCAGGTGGTTTGACCAGAAACAAGGGCTGTTGATTAACCACAATTTACTcaagcaattaactcaaaacaatcgcgattaaaaaaattaatcacgattaatcgcagttttaattgcactgttaatcaatagaataccaattgaaatgtattacatattttaaatatttttctatattttcaaatatattgatttaaattacaacacaatacaaagtgtagtgctcactttatattatttttattacaaatatttgcactgtaaaaatgataaaagaaacaatatttttcaattcatctcatacaagtactttagtgcaatctctttattgtgaaagtgcaacttacaaaaggaattttttgttagataactgcactcaaaaaccaaacaactttagagcctacaagtccactcagtcctacttcttgttcagccaattgctaagacaaacaagtttgtttacatttacaggaaataatgtgGCCTGTtttttgtttacagtgtcacctgaaagtgagaacaggcgttcacatggcactgctgtagctggcgttgcaagatatttatgtcccagatgcactaaagattcatatgtcccttcatgcttcaaccaccattcctgaggagatgcgtccatgctgatgacgggttctgcttgataacggccacattatctcctgtaaatgtaaacaaacttgtttgtctggaCGATTGATTGaataagaaataggactgagtgggcttgtaggttctaaagttttacattgtttgatTTTTGAGTAccgttttttttgtacataattctacatttgtaagttcatgataaagagatttcactatagtacttgtattaggggaattgaaatatactatttcttttgttttttacagtgcaaatatttgtaatcaaaaataaatattaagtgagcactgtacactttgcattctgtgctgtaattgaaatcaatatatttgaaaatgtagaaaacatccccaaatatttaaataaatggtgttctattattgtttagcaacacgattaatcacgattaatttttttaattgtgcaattaattgcGATGGGCGATGGGGGAAGTGACTGTAACTTCCTCACACCTCACGCAGCCTCCCAATGGTTTCCTAAACCTCTCCTCACTCCCATTAGTTATTCCCCTGAGCCATCCCATCTGATTCTGTCTATACCTCCAGCCTGGAGTAGATGTCACTGACCCATGGGGAGGGATGTAGCATAAATGCCCAGGTAGGCAGATTAAATTGGATGATACGATACTggacctgtttccctggagaCTGTAACATTGATGCTTCTCCCCGTGCTGCTCTCCTTGGCTGTGCAATTGTAGATTGTCTCCTGGTTCCATGTCTCAGACGGGATTGTCATTAGGCTCCAAACACTAAAGACCCCGTTCCCGTCTATGGCTCCAGCATCCATCTGACCTTCAGACACCTCCTCACCCAGGCCCCAGAGAACAGCACTCCAGGGAGGAGTGAAATCagagagcaggcagagcagaggaatGATGCggggaagctcagcatcctccagGACAGAGGGTACCAGGATGGAAAGACTCGGCTCGGAGGCATCTAAAAGAGAGTTGAGTCACCGAAAATAGAGATTGGAAAGACCTGTTAGCGGTAGCTCAGCTAGTCCCtacccagctcctgcccctgccccggccaGTGCAGGACATTTTAAATGTCTAATGCTTGGTGTGTTTTACACTCTGGGGCATCCACCTTGGGAGACTCCACTGATCCGTCACTGCTTGGACGTTTGTCCTGATATAATCTTTGTAGATTATTTACTGAGTGCTGACAGCATGTTCGGTTCAGTATGAAATTCAAAGGAAGAGCTGGTCAGTCTGGTGGTAAGGACACCAGACTGGTAGTCAGGAGGCCTAAGATCCATTCCCAGCTCCATCTctgacttgctatgtgaccttggagATGAGTTCACGTCCCAACtcaatgcctcagtttccccaactgtaaactTAGCTAAATGATACTTAGGCACCTTTGCAAGGTGTTTTGAGATCTAGCTGTGAAAATCCTGATAAAAGAACCATTCTTACTTAGACATAACAGTCAGGCTAAACTTTCCTACTATGTTCATCCTATTAGTGTGAGTTACAGCCGCTATTAGTGCCTGTAATAATTCCTTGCCTTCCTTTTTATCTGCACTCTTTGGTCTATTTGCACATAGTGTGGATCAAAAATATATAGATATTATTAGTTGTAATTAAATTATTCTGTGCAATTCATGCTGGGCTGTTAGAGACAATGAATATTCCCCTGTATGAACAGGTGGGTCCAATCATTTAATAAAGCTTGGTGAATGCCTGGAAAAGAACTTGAGTAATATTAAAGTCGTATAA
Proteins encoded in this window:
- the LOC120390496 gene encoding uncharacterized protein LOC120390496 → MSHQIVGVILIYLQMTASGKEIQILQSPAQVWLKSGDTAQLHCKTLEDEVSAMWYKEQSGSLRWIYRSSEFAFPDGKYSSAANTAANSFSLIISNVQREDSGVYYCGLFSFMYLQPNFGNGTRVIVTDASEPSLSILVPSVLEDAELPRIIPLLCLLSDFTPPWSAVLWGLGEEVSEGQMDAGAIDGNGVFSVWSLMTIPSETWNQETIYNCTAKESSTGRSINVTVSRETERRDAGDCGIVFYAGLPCIFSLLLIQLLILLWRRCPGRGRAVQRQKEIPMRQIPQTEYATLPYNSRNAPR